The following coding sequences lie in one Flavobacterium cyclinae genomic window:
- a CDS encoding MGDG synthase family glycosyltransferase — MKKKKVFVLLPDGVGLRNFVYSNFYEIGKQEYDIVFWNNTPFDLTELNFPEIKFEKPVLHPFTDIIKNGIIQASLSKNSKLENDKVYDTYRFKSSSKGLKNKIKNRIVSYLNSNYSNQKGILGLRNTINALESNTAYYKKCKELLLKEQPDFIFCTNQRPVVAIAPLLAAKDLQIPTATFIFSWDNLPKATMVVQTDYYYVWSDYMKKELLHYHPEIKENQIVVTGTPQFEAHFDESIFLDRDIFFEKYGLDSSKKYICYSGDDITTCPDDQQYLNDTAKAVRQLNQKGHNIGIIFRRCPVDFTSRYDATLEEYKDIIVAINPQWKKIGEGWNTVLPLPEDNSLLVNTIRHSELVINLGSSMVFDFAIFNKPCLYINYDVTNKKEKDWSVNKIYQFVHFRSMPSKEAVSWISDSQSIANLIEMNLSKSHNSEAVKWLEKITCQPTQMASERIWESIKTII, encoded by the coding sequence ATGAAAAAAAAGAAGGTTTTTGTATTATTACCCGATGGTGTTGGACTGCGAAATTTTGTTTATTCTAATTTCTACGAAATTGGAAAACAAGAATATGATATTGTATTTTGGAATAATACACCTTTTGATTTAACCGAATTAAATTTTCCAGAAATTAAGTTTGAAAAACCAGTTTTACATCCTTTTACAGATATTATAAAAAACGGAATTATTCAGGCGTCTTTATCAAAAAATAGTAAGCTTGAAAATGATAAGGTTTATGACACGTATCGCTTTAAATCGAGCTCAAAAGGATTAAAAAATAAAATTAAAAATCGAATTGTTTCTTATTTAAATTCCAACTATTCAAATCAAAAAGGAATATTGGGTTTGCGAAATACAATTAATGCACTAGAAAGTAATACAGCTTATTATAAAAAATGTAAAGAGCTGTTACTAAAAGAGCAACCCGATTTTATTTTTTGTACAAATCAGCGCCCAGTAGTTGCAATTGCTCCTTTGTTAGCTGCTAAAGATTTACAAATTCCTACTGCTACTTTTATATTTTCTTGGGATAATTTGCCAAAAGCAACCATGGTGGTTCAAACCGATTATTATTATGTGTGGAGTGATTACATGAAAAAAGAATTACTTCATTACCATCCAGAAATTAAGGAAAACCAAATTGTAGTTACTGGAACTCCTCAGTTTGAAGCGCATTTTGATGAATCTATTTTTTTAGATAGAGACATTTTTTTTGAAAAATATGGTTTAGATAGTAGTAAAAAATACATATGTTATTCTGGAGATGATATCACTACTTGTCCAGATGATCAGCAATATCTTAATGATACCGCAAAAGCTGTTCGACAACTTAATCAAAAAGGGCATAACATAGGAATTATTTTTAGGAGATGTCCTGTCGATTTTACATCACGATATGATGCAACTTTAGAAGAATATAAAGACATAATTGTTGCTATCAATCCACAATGGAAAAAGATAGGTGAAGGATGGAATACAGTTTTGCCTTTGCCAGAAGATAATTCCCTTTTAGTAAATACAATTAGACATTCAGAATTGGTCATCAATTTAGGTTCGTCAATGGTATTTGATTTTGCAATTTTTAATAAACCTTGTTTGTATATCAATTATGATGTTACAAATAAAAAAGAAAAAGATTGGTCAGTAAATAAAATATATCAATTTGTTCATTTTCGTTCTATGCCTTCAAAAGAAGCGGTTTCTTGGATTTCTGATTCACAATCAATTGCTAATTTGATTGAAATGAATCTTTCCAAAAGTCATAATAGTGAGGCTGTTAAATGGTTGGAAAAAATTACTTGTCAACCTACTCAAATGGCATCAGAAAGGATTTGGGAATCAATTAAAACGATTATCTAA
- a CDS encoding acylneuraminate cytidylyltransferase family protein — MRILGIIPARGGSKGVPGKNIKLLGEFPLLAYTAKSALASKYLSKVILSTDCYDIANVAKEFGIEVPFMRPEHLATDTASSIEVVQHAISFFEKQGEFFDAVCLLQPTAPFRMNGFIDQAIQKFINDKSDALVSVLPVPHEFNPHWVFEPNEEGLLKIATGEAEIIKRRQELPKAFFRDGSVYITKTEVIKEGSFYGNQLSYLENNPDFYVNIDTLNDWEIALSKLPLIKSLL, encoded by the coding sequence ATGCGTATTTTAGGTATCATTCCAGCCAGAGGAGGTTCAAAAGGTGTTCCAGGGAAAAATATAAAATTACTTGGTGAATTCCCTTTGTTGGCTTACACGGCAAAATCAGCTTTGGCCTCTAAATATCTTAGCAAAGTAATCCTTTCAACAGATTGTTATGATATTGCGAATGTAGCAAAAGAATTTGGTATAGAAGTTCCTTTTATGCGTCCAGAACATTTGGCAACAGACACGGCTTCTAGTATTGAAGTAGTGCAACATGCCATTTCTTTTTTTGAAAAGCAAGGTGAATTTTTTGATGCTGTTTGTTTGTTACAACCTACAGCTCCTTTTCGTATGAATGGCTTTATTGATCAGGCAATTCAAAAATTTATAAATGATAAATCCGATGCTTTAGTTAGTGTTTTGCCTGTACCGCATGAGTTTAATCCTCATTGGGTATTTGAACCTAACGAAGAAGGTTTGCTAAAAATTGCAACGGGTGAAGCAGAAATTATAAAAAGAAGACAAGAGTTGCCCAAGGCGTTTTTTAGAGATGGATCTGTTTATATAACTAAAACAGAAGTTATTAAAGAAGGAAGTTTTTATGGAAATCAATTGAGTTACCTAGAAAATAATCCTGATTTTTATGTCAATATTGATACTTTAAATGATTGGGAAATTGCTTTGTCAAAATTACCCTTAATTAAATCCCTATTATAA
- a CDS encoding glycosyltransferase family 2 protein: MNFSLIICTYKRPHALLTLLESVRLQTMYPNEILIVDGSPDDATFHMLEQNSFENLVYFKVSPADRGLTKQRNYGIARVSKTSDVICFLDDDTVLANNYFEEIISAYVIHPDALGVGGYITNEVSWQYVGENYQPKIDEFYFDGYTRKDGARFISRKKLGLDSDVPPGYAPEFSHGRSVGFLPPSGKVYPVEQLMGGVASFRKSVFEQFQFSTYFEGYGLYEDADFTLRVSKVGKLYLNTAANLEHHHDAAGRPNQYQYGKMVVRNGWYVWRVKHPKPSLKSKFKWHSITLLLAVIRGTNVITTSKRKEAFTEFTGRMMGWFSLFYSKPN; the protein is encoded by the coding sequence ATGAACTTTAGTCTCATTATTTGTACCTATAAGCGCCCTCATGCATTGTTAACTTTACTTGAATCGGTAAGGTTACAAACGATGTATCCTAATGAAATTTTAATTGTGGATGGTTCGCCAGATGATGCTACTTTTCACATGCTAGAGCAAAACTCATTTGAAAATTTGGTTTATTTTAAAGTTTCTCCAGCTGATAGGGGATTAACCAAACAGCGTAATTATGGAATTGCAAGAGTTTCTAAAACAAGTGATGTTATTTGTTTTTTAGATGATGATACCGTCTTAGCAAACAATTATTTTGAAGAAATCATTAGCGCTTATGTAATTCATCCCGATGCTTTAGGAGTGGGTGGCTATATAACAAATGAAGTATCTTGGCAATATGTAGGGGAGAACTATCAACCAAAAATTGATGAGTTTTATTTTGATGGATATACCAGAAAAGATGGAGCTCGATTTATTTCGAGAAAAAAATTAGGTTTAGATAGCGATGTTCCGCCTGGATACGCTCCAGAATTTTCTCACGGAAGAAGTGTTGGGTTTTTACCACCATCAGGAAAAGTGTATCCTGTAGAGCAATTAATGGGAGGTGTTGCTTCCTTTAGAAAATCGGTTTTTGAACAATTTCAGTTTTCTACCTATTTTGAAGGTTATGGTTTGTATGAAGATGCTGATTTTACACTTCGGGTATCTAAAGTTGGTAAACTTTATTTAAATACAGCGGCAAATTTAGAACACCATCATGATGCAGCTGGACGTCCAAATCAATATCAATATGGTAAAATGGTGGTACGAAATGGATGGTATGTTTGGCGTGTAAAACATCCAAAACCTTCTTTAAAATCTAAGTTCAAATGGCATTCAATTACTTTGTTATTGGCTGTAATTAGAGGAACAAATGTTATTACAACTTCAAAAAGAAAAGAAGCATTTACAGAATTTACAGGTAGAATGATGGGATGGTTTTCCCTATTTTATTCCAAACCTAATTAA
- a CDS encoding MBOAT family O-acyltransferase: MLFNSLEFLLFLPIVFILYWFVFKNHLRAQNLLVLVASYVFYGWWDWRFLSLIIASTILDYFVALFIQKTTNSSKRKLLLGLSLLGNLGMLGFFKYFNFFITSWIAAWASVGITIEASTLSIILPVGISFYTFQTLSYTIDVYRNEMKPTNNFIDFAAFVTFFPQLVAGPIERASHLLPQFYKKRVFDYQNAADGIKLIIWGMFKKVVVADNCAFFVTKIFESPEAFSSGELFVGMVFFAFQIYGDFSGYSDIAIGLSKLFGFDLMVNFKFPYFSRDIAEFWRRWHISLSTWFRDYIYIPLGGSKGSIALQIRNVFVIFLVSGFWHGANWTYLFWGFFHALLFLPLLLFNVNRSHLLTKSYGWRDFAKIAFTFFLVCVGWVFFRANSISDAFQYLVYLFELKGFGISLFYSTNANLMIFALSVVAVGLLIIQEFIWVIQKRETPKISALKALFLVLIIFFMGSFKNQMDFIYFQF; the protein is encoded by the coding sequence ATGCTTTTCAATTCCCTAGAATTTTTATTGTTTCTTCCTATAGTTTTTATCTTGTATTGGTTTGTATTTAAAAATCATTTACGAGCTCAAAATTTATTAGTTTTAGTAGCTAGTTATGTGTTTTATGGTTGGTGGGATTGGCGTTTTTTGTCGTTAATTATTGCTAGTACAATTTTAGATTATTTTGTTGCCTTATTCATTCAAAAAACCACCAATTCATCTAAAAGGAAATTGCTGTTAGGGTTAAGTCTTTTAGGAAATCTAGGGATGTTAGGGTTTTTTAAGTATTTTAATTTTTTTATTACCAGTTGGATAGCAGCTTGGGCAAGTGTAGGGATTACTATTGAAGCTTCTACACTGAGTATTATACTTCCAGTTGGAATTTCATTTTACACTTTTCAAACTTTGAGTTATACTATTGATGTGTATCGCAATGAAATGAAACCCACAAATAATTTTATAGATTTTGCTGCTTTTGTTACCTTTTTTCCTCAATTAGTAGCTGGTCCTATTGAAAGAGCTTCTCATTTATTGCCTCAATTTTACAAGAAGAGAGTTTTTGATTATCAAAATGCTGCAGATGGTATCAAACTTATCATTTGGGGAATGTTTAAAAAAGTTGTTGTAGCAGATAATTGTGCCTTTTTTGTAACTAAAATTTTTGAAAGTCCTGAAGCTTTTTCTAGCGGTGAGTTATTCGTTGGAATGGTATTTTTTGCGTTCCAAATTTATGGTGATTTTTCTGGGTATTCTGATATTGCAATTGGACTGTCAAAATTATTCGGATTTGATTTAATGGTGAATTTTAAGTTTCCTTATTTTTCAAGAGATATTGCCGAATTTTGGCGTCGTTGGCACATTTCTTTGTCAACTTGGTTTCGCGATTATATTTATATTCCTCTAGGAGGTTCTAAAGGCAGTATAGCTTTGCAAATTAGAAATGTGTTTGTGATATTTTTAGTGAGTGGCTTTTGGCATGGTGCTAATTGGACTTATTTGTTTTGGGGCTTTTTTCATGCCTTATTGTTTTTACCTTTGTTGCTTTTTAATGTAAACAGAAGTCATTTGCTCACCAAATCTTATGGATGGCGTGATTTTGCGAAAATTGCTTTCACCTTTTTTCTTGTATGTGTGGGATGGGTTTTTTTCAGAGCCAATTCAATTTCTGACGCCTTTCAATATTTAGTTTATTTATTTGAATTAAAAGGTTTTGGCATTTCATTATTTTATAGTACAAATGCTAATTTGATGATTTTTGCCTTGAGCGTTGTGGCTGTTGGGTTATTGATTATACAAGAATTTATTTGGGTAATCCAAAAAAGAGAGACTCCTAAAATATCGGCTTTGAAAGCATTGTTTTTGGTGTTGATAATTTTCTTTATGGGAAGTTTTAAAAATCAAATGGACTTTATTTATTTTCAATTCTAA
- a CDS encoding glycosyltransferase family 4 protein has translation MKIAFLTPEYPHSRTGNSGGIGTSIKNLAESLTDLGHTVRILVYCQKEDAVFDASGITIQLIKNIKIKGLSWFFTRKKIQSIIDDLYYSEAIDIVEAPDWTGISSFIQPKKCPLVIRLNGSDTYFCHLDNRPVKWINKFHEKRALKKADGHISVSQFTADKTNELFGLQIPFAVIPNGINPENFKPDNTIQKESNTILYFGTLIRKKGLLELPLIFNRVFLKNPKAQLLLVGRDSADILTGSSSTWELMQPLFTPEALRNVSYLGGVPYEEVRAHIAKASVCVFPTFAEALPVSWLEAMAMQKAIVASNIGWGPEVITTQKEGTLVHPKDHEEYANAILDVLDNEIQNTTFGINAAQKIQNVFANRLIAEQSITFYKKYVKK, from the coding sequence ATGAAAATAGCATTCTTGACTCCAGAATATCCTCATAGTCGAACTGGTAATTCGGGTGGGATAGGAACCAGTATAAAAAACTTAGCTGAAAGCTTAACAGATTTAGGACATACTGTTAGAATTTTAGTTTATTGTCAAAAAGAAGATGCTGTTTTTGATGCTTCGGGAATCACCATTCAATTGATAAAAAATATTAAGATTAAAGGATTGTCTTGGTTTTTTACCAGAAAAAAAATTCAAAGCATAATAGATGATTTATACTATTCGGAAGCTATAGATATTGTTGAAGCTCCCGATTGGACCGGAATATCCTCTTTTATTCAACCTAAAAAATGTCCTTTAGTTATTCGGTTGAATGGAAGTGATACTTATTTCTGTCATTTAGACAATCGTCCGGTAAAATGGATCAATAAGTTTCATGAAAAAAGAGCTTTAAAAAAGGCGGATGGTCATATTTCAGTAAGCCAATTTACTGCAGATAAAACCAATGAGTTATTTGGATTACAAATTCCATTTGCAGTTATTCCAAACGGAATTAATCCAGAAAATTTTAAACCCGACAATACAATTCAAAAGGAAAGTAATACCATTTTATATTTCGGAACATTAATTCGTAAAAAAGGCTTATTAGAATTACCGTTAATTTTTAATCGAGTTTTTTTGAAAAATCCAAAAGCCCAACTCCTTTTAGTTGGCCGCGATTCTGCAGATATATTAACAGGAAGCAGCTCGACTTGGGAATTGATGCAACCCTTATTTACTCCGGAAGCTTTACGTAATGTAAGTTATTTAGGTGGTGTTCCTTATGAGGAAGTTCGTGCTCATATTGCAAAAGCTAGTGTTTGTGTTTTTCCTACATTTGCCGAAGCTTTACCTGTTTCTTGGTTAGAAGCAATGGCAATGCAAAAAGCAATTGTTGCTTCTAATATTGGTTGGGGGCCTGAAGTCATAACAACACAAAAAGAAGGAACTTTAGTTCATCCAAAGGATCATGAAGAGTATGCTAATGCTATTTTAGATGTATTGGATAATGAAATTCAAAATACTACCTTTGGTATAAATGCGGCTCAAAAAATACAAAATGTTTTTGCTAATAGATTAATTGCTGAGCAAAGTATAACTTTTTACAAAAAATACGTAAAGAAATGA
- a CDS encoding glycosyltransferase family 2 protein, producing the protein MIVIVHDQNNVTQLLIDEIEVASYNGKKVTSVLPALVEQYPNHLLVWCHKLAYTNVAWSSFPQLFDLERKMMSYLPNGNYFPNSIGYVEDSIFIKINKNGTYPTWQMSSYVGGVHTSFLSQIDSQIWNSDNFDYTLNRIAKTYQAEGLFCYSEPKLVLNPNETVPLEIFQASLSTMFVFIKEHYKTVWIFLLFLNLYLNERKIAFLSLFQTFFVSKKSFSKQLVFNEGNSPIFDCSKLSVDVVIPTIGRKKYLYDVLQDLSNQTHLPKKVIIIEQNPLEDSKSELDFITNEKWPFEIKHEFIHQSGACNARNLALTHISSDWVFMADDDIRIEKDFIYSSLQMAAKLKTKVINLSCLQANEKKTMNSIIQWSSFGSGCSLVYSEVLDGLSFGMAYEFGFGEDTDFGMQIRNKGYDVIYLPEPNILHLKAPIGGFRTKPVLDWHNEPLAPKPSPTIMLFSLLHKTKQQIMGYRTTLFFKFYRVQAVKNPFTYLTLFKKKWAVSLKWANELKKRNEL; encoded by the coding sequence ATGATTGTAATAGTTCATGATCAAAATAATGTTACTCAGTTATTAATTGATGAAATTGAAGTTGCTTCCTATAACGGTAAAAAAGTTACAAGTGTACTTCCTGCTTTAGTTGAGCAATATCCAAATCATTTATTAGTTTGGTGTCATAAACTTGCTTATACTAATGTAGCATGGTCCTCTTTTCCTCAGCTATTTGACTTGGAAAGAAAAATGATGTCGTATTTGCCTAACGGGAATTATTTCCCAAATTCTATTGGTTATGTTGAAGATTCTATTTTTATAAAAATCAATAAAAATGGTACATATCCTACTTGGCAAATGTCTAGTTATGTAGGAGGAGTTCATACTTCTTTTTTATCGCAAATAGATTCTCAAATATGGAATTCAGATAATTTTGATTATACTTTAAATCGTATTGCAAAAACCTATCAAGCTGAAGGTTTGTTCTGTTATTCTGAACCTAAATTGGTGTTAAATCCTAATGAAACAGTTCCACTAGAAATATTTCAAGCCAGTTTAAGTACTATGTTTGTTTTTATTAAAGAGCATTATAAAACGGTTTGGATATTTCTTCTTTTTTTGAATTTATACCTTAACGAAAGAAAAATTGCTTTTCTTTCTTTATTTCAAACTTTTTTTGTTTCAAAAAAGTCATTTTCAAAACAACTTGTTTTTAATGAAGGCAACTCTCCAATTTTTGATTGTAGCAAGCTTTCAGTAGATGTTGTAATTCCCACAATTGGAAGAAAAAAATATTTATACGATGTACTTCAAGATTTAAGTAATCAAACTCATTTGCCAAAAAAAGTTATCATTATTGAACAAAATCCTTTAGAAGATAGTAAGTCTGAATTGGATTTTATTACAAATGAAAAATGGCCTTTTGAAATTAAGCATGAGTTTATACATCAATCAGGAGCTTGTAATGCAAGAAATTTAGCATTAACACACATATCAAGTGATTGGGTATTTATGGCTGATGACGATATTAGGATTGAAAAAGATTTTATTTATTCTTCGCTTCAAATGGCAGCAAAATTAAAAACTAAAGTAATTAATTTAAGTTGCTTACAAGCTAATGAAAAAAAGACCATGAATTCCATAATCCAATGGTCGAGTTTTGGTTCTGGTTGCTCTTTGGTGTATTCAGAAGTACTTGATGGTTTGTCTTTTGGAATGGCTTACGAATTTGGTTTTGGAGAAGATACAGATTTTGGTATGCAAATTAGAAATAAAGGATATGACGTTATTTATTTGCCAGAACCTAATATTTTGCACTTAAAAGCTCCTATTGGAGGGTTTAGAACAAAGCCAGTATTAGATTGGCACAACGAACCTCTAGCGCCAAAACCATCACCTACAATTATGTTGTTTTCTCTTTTACATAAAACAAAACAACAAATTATGGGGTATAGAACTACTTTATTTTTTAAATTTTATCGTGTTCAAGCTGTTAAAAATCCATTTACTTACCTCACTCTTTTTAAAAAGAAATGGGCTGTAAGTTTAAAATGGGCTAATGAATTAAAAAAAAGAAATGAACTTTAG
- the asnB gene encoding asparagine synthase (glutamine-hydrolyzing) — protein MCGIAGVFSSDFSLDNRKVKLEKMLEAQQHRGPDATEQWHDTLCSLGHNRLSIIDLSANANQPMKSRCGRYVVVFNGEIYNYLEIKNELAPYFQFRTQSDTEVLLNAYIHWGVDFLHRLNGMFSIAIWDIQLQNLFIARDRFGVKPFYFYADAHQFTFASEIKSLWASGVSKFPNKKVWVNYLSFGTYGLPNETFWEGIHQLPAGHFAIISEENLSTFQPKCWYDFVQRIKNTPVLEPSELKKQYEVLLNDAIQLRFRADVHLGMNVSGGLDSSTLIALIHKNLPVSKNIEAFTFYCNDSNYDELPWVELLLQDKTYLLNKVLLEVQAVPDLIKELSQNQDEPFGGFPTLAYSLLFKEARKKGIKVLLDGQGMDEAWAGYDYYFNQSGSVIQGVSTSPVRPEVLVDSFRVHAEKDCYPKPFASELQNMQYRDLFYTKIPRALRFNDRISMLHGTELREPFLDYRIVELAFAQKDEVKFNQGNTKWMLRQISQELLANQVALAPKRPLQTPQREWIANELNAYMSDKINAFSQLDFVEQEKVHQIWSAYNNGNQDNSFYIWQWINLVELL, from the coding sequence ATGTGTGGAATTGCAGGTGTTTTTTCTTCAGACTTTTCTTTAGATAACAGAAAAGTTAAGTTAGAAAAGATGTTGGAAGCACAACAACATCGCGGCCCTGATGCAACAGAACAATGGCATGATACTTTATGCAGCTTAGGTCATAACCGATTGAGTATTATAGATTTATCTGCAAATGCTAATCAGCCAATGAAGAGTAGATGTGGTAGATACGTAGTTGTGTTTAATGGAGAAATCTATAATTATTTAGAAATAAAAAACGAACTAGCTCCATATTTTCAATTTCGTACACAATCCGATACTGAGGTTTTATTAAATGCTTACATTCATTGGGGAGTTGACTTTTTGCATCGCCTTAACGGAATGTTCTCAATCGCTATCTGGGACATACAACTACAAAATTTGTTTATTGCTAGAGATAGATTTGGTGTAAAACCTTTTTATTTCTATGCTGATGCTCACCAATTTACTTTTGCTAGTGAAATAAAAAGCTTGTGGGCTTCTGGTGTTAGCAAATTTCCTAATAAAAAAGTTTGGGTGAATTATTTGTCTTTTGGAACTTATGGTTTGCCAAATGAAACTTTTTGGGAAGGCATACATCAATTACCAGCCGGTCATTTTGCTATTATTTCTGAAGAAAATCTTAGTACATTTCAACCGAAGTGTTGGTACGACTTTGTTCAAAGAATAAAAAACACTCCAGTTTTAGAACCATCAGAATTAAAGAAACAATATGAAGTTCTTTTAAACGATGCCATTCAATTGCGTTTTAGAGCTGATGTTCACTTAGGGATGAATGTAAGTGGAGGTTTGGATTCTTCTACTTTAATTGCGTTAATTCATAAAAATTTACCCGTTTCTAAAAATATTGAAGCTTTTACCTTTTATTGCAATGATTCAAATTATGATGAATTGCCTTGGGTAGAATTGTTGCTACAAGATAAAACGTATCTTTTAAATAAAGTGTTACTAGAAGTTCAAGCTGTACCTGATTTAATTAAAGAGTTGAGTCAAAATCAAGATGAACCTTTTGGTGGATTCCCTACATTAGCCTATAGTTTGTTGTTTAAAGAAGCACGTAAAAAAGGAATTAAGGTGTTATTAGACGGTCAAGGTATGGATGAAGCTTGGGCGGGTTACGATTATTATTTTAATCAATCAGGAAGTGTTATTCAAGGAGTTTCAACTTCTCCTGTTAGACCAGAGGTTTTGGTAGATTCATTTCGAGTTCATGCTGAAAAAGACTGTTATCCTAAACCCTTTGCTTCTGAATTGCAAAACATGCAATATCGCGACTTGTTTTATACAAAAATTCCTCGTGCTCTTCGATTTAATGATCGTATCAGTATGTTGCATGGAACAGAATTAAGAGAACCCTTTTTAGATTATCGTATTGTTGAATTAGCATTTGCTCAAAAAGATGAGGTAAAGTTTAATCAAGGCAATACCAAATGGATGTTGCGTCAAATAAGTCAAGAATTATTAGCTAATCAAGTCGCTTTGGCACCAAAAAGACCACTTCAAACACCGCAACGTGAGTGGATTGCAAATGAATTGAATGCTTACATGTCGGATAAAATAAATGCATTTAGTCAATTGGATTTTGTAGAACAAGAAAAGGTTCATCAAATTTGGAGCGCATATAATAACGGAAATCAAGATAATAGTTTTTATATTTGGCAATGGATTAACTTGGTTGAATTATTATAA
- a CDS encoding response regulator — translation MKNLHILLVEDNEGDIILTQEAFEECDFKTSIHVARNGKEAITYLFEDCASLNLPDLILLDINLPLLNGHEVLKKIKENEKTKHIPVVMLTTSSASTDVNLTYANHANSFISKPSEVDDFFETICTLGKFWFDTCKLPEAK, via the coding sequence ATGAAAAACTTACATATTTTACTTGTAGAGGATAATGAAGGAGATATCATTCTAACTCAAGAGGCTTTTGAAGAATGCGACTTCAAAACTAGTATTCATGTTGCTAGAAATGGTAAAGAAGCAATTACGTATTTGTTTGAAGATTGTGCTTCACTTAATCTTCCAGACTTAATTCTTTTAGATATTAATTTACCTTTATTAAATGGTCATGAAGTATTAAAAAAAATTAAAGAAAACGAAAAAACAAAGCACATTCCTGTTGTCATGCTAACTACTTCTTCAGCATCAACAGATGTTAACTTAACATATGCTAATCATGCAAATAGTTTTATTTCTAAACCATCTGAAGTTGACGATTTTTTTGAAACAATTTGTACGTTAGGAAAATTTTGGTTCGATACTTGTAAACTTCCAGAGGCAAAATAA
- a CDS encoding response regulator yields MIPEKIYNILVLEDNFGDFYLLKEYLEECLPYVNVVQMEHFKDLEEQNSIDTFDYIFLDMSLPDKSGEELIQEVLNIAKTIPVIALTGFSDQSFSKKALELGVTEYLLKDDLNSIELQNKIFDKENGILC; encoded by the coding sequence ATGATTCCTGAGAAAATATATAATATTTTAGTATTAGAAGATAATTTTGGTGATTTCTATCTTCTAAAAGAATATCTTGAAGAATGCTTACCATATGTAAATGTTGTTCAAATGGAACATTTTAAAGATTTAGAAGAACAAAATTCAATTGATACATTCGATTATATTTTTTTAGACATGTCACTTCCTGATAAAAGTGGTGAAGAATTAATACAAGAAGTCCTTAATATAGCCAAAACAATTCCTGTGATAGCATTAACAGGCTTTTCAGATCAATCTTTTTCAAAAAAAGCACTGGAACTTGGCGTTACAGAATACTTATTAAAAGACGACTTAAATAGTATTGAATTACAAAATAAAATTTTCGACAAAGAGAATGGTATTTTGTGCTAA